In the genome of Cryptomeria japonica chromosome 8, Sugi_1.0, whole genome shotgun sequence, one region contains:
- the LOC131048161 gene encoding protein DETOXIFICATION 29-like isoform X2 has protein sequence MYKSSNIPLVAVPSDLEGCQQEVPCPENIPLVEPSDLEECQQEVPCLEDYVPTSFSSHLGREIWEESKKVLSLAGPVGFNRVSVYAFGVVTQAYAGQFGTVELAAVSMATSTIGGISFGLMTGMSSAQQTLSGQAFGAKKFNLLGVYLQQSFIVMNGTALIFSLVYFFAAPLLKVLGQSEQVADLTGQFALWSLPQLFAYANYFPPQKFLQSQRKVTLQVAICAGQFLYVVIGPFPETWTGFSVDIFHDVWSFLKLAASSAVMACVDLWYYRVLALLTGILKNPAIAVDSFSICLSVYEGLMMFNSRAATSVIISTELGAGRPKRTLFSACVCLGIAMLLGSIFFICIIIARHDIASIFTSNATVGHTVYELSIFLAFTLLINSAQPVLSGVAVGAGWQAYVAKVNIVCYYFIGVPISALLGFMCNLQVKGIWMGLLVGTSLQILTLAFNTYRTDWDKEANAAKNRFKVSGRSRLCSK, from the exons ATGtacaaatcttccaacatcccTCTTGTGGCAGTACCATCTGACCTTGAGGGATGCCAACAAGAAGTGCCTTGTCCGGAAAACATACCACTCGTGGAACCATCTGACCTTGAGGAATGCCAACAAGAAGTGCCTTGTCTGGAAGACTACGTCCCTACATCTTTTTCTAGCCATTTAGGCAGGGAAATCTGGGAGGAGTCCAAGAAGGTGTTGAGCTTGGCTGGCCCTGTGGGATTTAACAGGGTATCCGTCTATGCCTTTGGGGTTGTCACTCAGGCTTATGCTGGTCAATTCGGCACTGTGGAACTTGCTGCCGTGTCCATGGCTACTAGTACCATTGGGGGAATCTCCTTTGGGCTTATG ACAGGGATGTCAAGTGCGCAACAAACGTTGTCTGGTCAGGCATTTGGTGCAAAGAAATTCAACCTTCTTGGGGTTTACCTGCAGCAATCTTTTATAGTAATGAATGGAACTGCGCTTATATTCAGTTTAGTGTATTTTTTTGCAGCACCTCTTCTTAAGGTGCTGGGGCAATCAGAACAGGTGGCTGACCTGACCGGACAGTTTGCCCTTTGGTCACTTCCTCAGCTATTTGCATATGCAAACTATTTTCCTCCTCAGAAGTTTCTACAGTCACAACGAAAAGTCACGCTCCAGGTTGCGATCTGTGCAG GACAGTTTTTATATGTTGTGATTGGACCATTCCCAGAAACATGGACTGGGTTCTCAGTTGATATCTTTCATGATGTTTGGAGCTTTTTAAAGCTTGCAGCTTCATCCGCTGTGATGGCATG TGTGGACCTCTGGTACTACAGAGTTCTGGCTCttttaactggaattctgaaaaatCCAGCAATCgcagtggattcattttctatatG TTTAAGTGTATATGAAGGACTCATGATGTTCAATAGCCGTGCTGCAACAAG TGTCATAATATCAACTGAATTAGGAGCTGGGCGTCCAAAGCGAACACTATTTTCTGCCTGTGTTTGTCTAGGCATAGCGATGTTACTTGGgtccatatttttcatttgcattatcatagctAGACATGATATAGCATCCATCTTCACCAGCAATGCCACCGTTGGTCACACGGTGTATGAGTTGTCAATATTCCTTGCATTTACACTGCTTATCAATAGTGCTCAACCAGTTCTGTCAG GAGTAGCAGTTGGTGCAGGATGGCAAGCTTATGTGGCTAAAGTGAATATAGTTTGCTATTATTTTATTGGTGTTCCTATTAGTGCTCTTCTTGGGTTCATGTGCAATCTCCAAGTGAAG GGAATTTGGATGGGACTCCTGGTTGGGACTTCATTACAGATATTGACACTTGCATTTAACACTTACCGGACTGATTGGGATAAAGAG GCTAATGCAGCCAAAAATCGTTTCAAAGTATCAGGAAGATCTCGTCTGTGCTCTAAATGA
- the LOC131048161 gene encoding protein DETOXIFICATION 33-like isoform X1 gives MYKSSNIPLVAVPSDLEGCQQEVPCPENIPLVEPSDLEECQQEVPCLEDYVPTSFSSHLGREIWEESKKVLSLAGPVGFNRVSVYAFGVVTQAYAGQFGTVELAAVSMATSTIGGISFGLMTGMSSAQQTLSGQAFGAKKFNLLGVYLQQSFIVMNGTALIFSLVYFFAAPLLKVLGQSEQVADLTGQFALWSLPQLFAYANYFPPQKFLQSQRKVTLQVAICAGSLAFHVFLNWLLITKLGFGLLALAMTLNASWWLVVIGQFLYVVIGPFPETWTGFSVDIFHDVWSFLKLAASSAVMACVDLWYYRVLALLTGILKNPAIAVDSFSICLSVYEGLMMFNSRAATSVIISTELGAGRPKRTLFSACVCLGIAMLLGSIFFICIIIARHDIASIFTSNATVGHTVYELSIFLAFTLLINSAQPVLSGVAVGAGWQAYVAKVNIVCYYFIGVPISALLGFMCNLQVKGIWMGLLVGTSLQILTLAFNTYRTDWDKEANAAKNRFKVSGRSRLCSK, from the exons ATGtacaaatcttccaacatcccTCTTGTGGCAGTACCATCTGACCTTGAGGGATGCCAACAAGAAGTGCCTTGTCCGGAAAACATACCACTCGTGGAACCATCTGACCTTGAGGAATGCCAACAAGAAGTGCCTTGTCTGGAAGACTACGTCCCTACATCTTTTTCTAGCCATTTAGGCAGGGAAATCTGGGAGGAGTCCAAGAAGGTGTTGAGCTTGGCTGGCCCTGTGGGATTTAACAGGGTATCCGTCTATGCCTTTGGGGTTGTCACTCAGGCTTATGCTGGTCAATTCGGCACTGTGGAACTTGCTGCCGTGTCCATGGCTACTAGTACCATTGGGGGAATCTCCTTTGGGCTTATG ACAGGGATGTCAAGTGCGCAACAAACGTTGTCTGGTCAGGCATTTGGTGCAAAGAAATTCAACCTTCTTGGGGTTTACCTGCAGCAATCTTTTATAGTAATGAATGGAACTGCGCTTATATTCAGTTTAGTGTATTTTTTTGCAGCACCTCTTCTTAAGGTGCTGGGGCAATCAGAACAGGTGGCTGACCTGACCGGACAGTTTGCCCTTTGGTCACTTCCTCAGCTATTTGCATATGCAAACTATTTTCCTCCTCAGAAGTTTCTACAGTCACAACGAAAAGTCACGCTCCAGGTTGCGATCTGTGCAGGTTCATTGGCTTTTCATGTTTTCTTGAATTGGTTGCTAATCACTAAGCTTGGGTTTGGACTTCTTGCGTTGGCTATGACCTTGAATGCATCCTGGTGGTTAGTTGTTATAGGACAGTTTTTATATGTTGTGATTGGACCATTCCCAGAAACATGGACTGGGTTCTCAGTTGATATCTTTCATGATGTTTGGAGCTTTTTAAAGCTTGCAGCTTCATCCGCTGTGATGGCATG TGTGGACCTCTGGTACTACAGAGTTCTGGCTCttttaactggaattctgaaaaatCCAGCAATCgcagtggattcattttctatatG TTTAAGTGTATATGAAGGACTCATGATGTTCAATAGCCGTGCTGCAACAAG TGTCATAATATCAACTGAATTAGGAGCTGGGCGTCCAAAGCGAACACTATTTTCTGCCTGTGTTTGTCTAGGCATAGCGATGTTACTTGGgtccatatttttcatttgcattatcatagctAGACATGATATAGCATCCATCTTCACCAGCAATGCCACCGTTGGTCACACGGTGTATGAGTTGTCAATATTCCTTGCATTTACACTGCTTATCAATAGTGCTCAACCAGTTCTGTCAG GAGTAGCAGTTGGTGCAGGATGGCAAGCTTATGTGGCTAAAGTGAATATAGTTTGCTATTATTTTATTGGTGTTCCTATTAGTGCTCTTCTTGGGTTCATGTGCAATCTCCAAGTGAAG GGAATTTGGATGGGACTCCTGGTTGGGACTTCATTACAGATATTGACACTTGCATTTAACACTTACCGGACTGATTGGGATAAAGAG GCTAATGCAGCCAAAAATCGTTTCAAAGTATCAGGAAGATCTCGTCTGTGCTCTAAATGA
- the LOC131048161 gene encoding protein DETOXIFICATION 30-like isoform X3: protein MLLLNRMSSAQQTLSGQAFGAKKFNLLGVYLQQSFIVMNGTALIFSLVYFFAAPLLKVLGQSEQVADLTGQFALWSLPQLFAYANYFPPQKFLQSQRKVTLQVAICAGSLAFHVFLNWLLITKLGFGLLALAMTLNASWWLVVIGQFLYVVIGPFPETWTGFSVDIFHDVWSFLKLAASSAVMACVDLWYYRVLALLTGILKNPAIAVDSFSICLSVYEGLMMFNSRAATSVIISTELGAGRPKRTLFSACVCLGIAMLLGSIFFICIIIARHDIASIFTSNATVGHTVYELSIFLAFTLLINSAQPVLSGVAVGAGWQAYVAKVNIVCYYFIGVPISALLGFMCNLQVKGIWMGLLVGTSLQILTLAFNTYRTDWDKEANAAKNRFKVSGRSRLCSK from the exons ATGCTTTTGTTAAACC GGATGTCAAGTGCGCAACAAACGTTGTCTGGTCAGGCATTTGGTGCAAAGAAATTCAACCTTCTTGGGGTTTACCTGCAGCAATCTTTTATAGTAATGAATGGAACTGCGCTTATATTCAGTTTAGTGTATTTTTTTGCAGCACCTCTTCTTAAGGTGCTGGGGCAATCAGAACAGGTGGCTGACCTGACCGGACAGTTTGCCCTTTGGTCACTTCCTCAGCTATTTGCATATGCAAACTATTTTCCTCCTCAGAAGTTTCTACAGTCACAACGAAAAGTCACGCTCCAGGTTGCGATCTGTGCAGGTTCATTGGCTTTTCATGTTTTCTTGAATTGGTTGCTAATCACTAAGCTTGGGTTTGGACTTCTTGCGTTGGCTATGACCTTGAATGCATCCTGGTGGTTAGTTGTTATAGGACAGTTTTTATATGTTGTGATTGGACCATTCCCAGAAACATGGACTGGGTTCTCAGTTGATATCTTTCATGATGTTTGGAGCTTTTTAAAGCTTGCAGCTTCATCCGCTGTGATGGCATG TGTGGACCTCTGGTACTACAGAGTTCTGGCTCttttaactggaattctgaaaaatCCAGCAATCgcagtggattcattttctatatG TTTAAGTGTATATGAAGGACTCATGATGTTCAATAGCCGTGCTGCAACAAG TGTCATAATATCAACTGAATTAGGAGCTGGGCGTCCAAAGCGAACACTATTTTCTGCCTGTGTTTGTCTAGGCATAGCGATGTTACTTGGgtccatatttttcatttgcattatcatagctAGACATGATATAGCATCCATCTTCACCAGCAATGCCACCGTTGGTCACACGGTGTATGAGTTGTCAATATTCCTTGCATTTACACTGCTTATCAATAGTGCTCAACCAGTTCTGTCAG GAGTAGCAGTTGGTGCAGGATGGCAAGCTTATGTGGCTAAAGTGAATATAGTTTGCTATTATTTTATTGGTGTTCCTATTAGTGCTCTTCTTGGGTTCATGTGCAATCTCCAAGTGAAG GGAATTTGGATGGGACTCCTGGTTGGGACTTCATTACAGATATTGACACTTGCATTTAACACTTACCGGACTGATTGGGATAAAGAG GCTAATGCAGCCAAAAATCGTTTCAAAGTATCAGGAAGATCTCGTCTGTGCTCTAAATGA
- the LOC131048161 gene encoding protein DETOXIFICATION 30-like isoform X4 produces the protein MSSAQQTLSGQAFGAKKFNLLGVYLQQSFIVMNGTALIFSLVYFFAAPLLKVLGQSEQVADLTGQFALWSLPQLFAYANYFPPQKFLQSQRKVTLQVAICAGSLAFHVFLNWLLITKLGFGLLALAMTLNASWWLVVIGQFLYVVIGPFPETWTGFSVDIFHDVWSFLKLAASSAVMACVDLWYYRVLALLTGILKNPAIAVDSFSICLSVYEGLMMFNSRAATSVIISTELGAGRPKRTLFSACVCLGIAMLLGSIFFICIIIARHDIASIFTSNATVGHTVYELSIFLAFTLLINSAQPVLSGVAVGAGWQAYVAKVNIVCYYFIGVPISALLGFMCNLQVKGIWMGLLVGTSLQILTLAFNTYRTDWDKEANAAKNRFKVSGRSRLCSK, from the exons ATGTCAAGTGCGCAACAAACGTTGTCTGGTCAGGCATTTGGTGCAAAGAAATTCAACCTTCTTGGGGTTTACCTGCAGCAATCTTTTATAGTAATGAATGGAACTGCGCTTATATTCAGTTTAGTGTATTTTTTTGCAGCACCTCTTCTTAAGGTGCTGGGGCAATCAGAACAGGTGGCTGACCTGACCGGACAGTTTGCCCTTTGGTCACTTCCTCAGCTATTTGCATATGCAAACTATTTTCCTCCTCAGAAGTTTCTACAGTCACAACGAAAAGTCACGCTCCAGGTTGCGATCTGTGCAGGTTCATTGGCTTTTCATGTTTTCTTGAATTGGTTGCTAATCACTAAGCTTGGGTTTGGACTTCTTGCGTTGGCTATGACCTTGAATGCATCCTGGTGGTTAGTTGTTATAGGACAGTTTTTATATGTTGTGATTGGACCATTCCCAGAAACATGGACTGGGTTCTCAGTTGATATCTTTCATGATGTTTGGAGCTTTTTAAAGCTTGCAGCTTCATCCGCTGTGATGGCATG TGTGGACCTCTGGTACTACAGAGTTCTGGCTCttttaactggaattctgaaaaatCCAGCAATCgcagtggattcattttctatatG TTTAAGTGTATATGAAGGACTCATGATGTTCAATAGCCGTGCTGCAACAAG TGTCATAATATCAACTGAATTAGGAGCTGGGCGTCCAAAGCGAACACTATTTTCTGCCTGTGTTTGTCTAGGCATAGCGATGTTACTTGGgtccatatttttcatttgcattatcatagctAGACATGATATAGCATCCATCTTCACCAGCAATGCCACCGTTGGTCACACGGTGTATGAGTTGTCAATATTCCTTGCATTTACACTGCTTATCAATAGTGCTCAACCAGTTCTGTCAG GAGTAGCAGTTGGTGCAGGATGGCAAGCTTATGTGGCTAAAGTGAATATAGTTTGCTATTATTTTATTGGTGTTCCTATTAGTGCTCTTCTTGGGTTCATGTGCAATCTCCAAGTGAAG GGAATTTGGATGGGACTCCTGGTTGGGACTTCATTACAGATATTGACACTTGCATTTAACACTTACCGGACTGATTGGGATAAAGAG GCTAATGCAGCCAAAAATCGTTTCAAAGTATCAGGAAGATCTCGTCTGTGCTCTAAATGA